The genomic region TCGTGGCGCAACATCGTCGGCTGCCCCGTTGCCGGCAAAGACAAGCACGAGCACGTCGACGCGCTGCCGACCATCCACGAGCTCAACGACCGCTTCAAGGGTAACGAGGAACACTCCAACCTGCCCCGGAAGTGGAAGGTCTCGGTGACGGGCTGCCGCGAGGGCTGTGGTCAGGGCGACATCAACGACCTCGCACTCGAACCCGCCACGAAGGAGATCGACGGCGAAGCAGTGAAGGGCTACAACATCCGCGTCGGCGGTGGCCTCTCCCGGAACGAAGAGCGGTTCGCCCGCGACATCGACGTGTTCGCGACGCCCGAGCGCGTCGCCGACGTCTCCGGCGGTATCTCCGCGCTGTTCCGCGAGTACGGCGACCGCGAGAACCGCTACAACGCCCGCATCAAGTTCCTCGTCGACGAGTGGGGCACCGAGAAGCTCCGCGAGACCTTGCAAGACGAGTTCGTGGACTTCGAACTCCACACCGCCGGCGAGGACCTGCGTTCGGAGTACACCTACAACGCCGGCTACGAGAAGGGCGGCCACCACGACCACGTGGGTATCCACGAGCAGGCGGACGGCAACTACTACGTCGGCCTGAACTGCCTCGTTGGCCGTGTCGGCGCGGACGACGTCATCGCGATGGCGGACGCCGCCGAGGAGTACGCCTCCGGTGAGGCCCGCCTCACCCAGCGCCAGAACATCATCCTCACGGACGTGCCCGAGGAGAACCTCGACGACCTGCTCGCCGAGGACGTCTTCGAGCACTACTCCCCGGACCCGCACCCGTTCATGCGCGGCTCCATCGCCTGTACGGGCACCGAGTTCTGCTCGCTCTCCATCGTCGAGACGAAGAACCGGCAGGTGCGCTACGCCCGCTGGCTGAAGGAGAACGTGGAACTCCCCAACGGTGTCGAGGACTTCCACATCCACCTCTCGGGCTGTACGGCCTCCTGCGCCCAGCCCCAGATCGCGGACGTCTCCCTGCGCGGCATGAAGACGCGCAAGAACGGCGAGCCCGTCGAGGCCCTCGACATCGGTCTCGGTGGCGGCCTCGGCGAGAACCCGCACTTCGCGGAGTGGGTCACCGAGCGCGTCCCGGCCGACGAGGTGCCGGGTGCCATCGAGAACCTGCTCGCGAACTTCGAGGAGCAGCGCGAGGGCGAGGAAAGCTTCCGCGCCTTCGTCGCCTCGCGCGACGCCGAGGAACTCGCCGAGCTGGTCGACCCCGAGGAGACCAGCTACGAGGACCCGTTCATGCACAACACGAAGCGGACGTGGTACCCCTACGCCGAGGACGACTCCATGGACGCGAGTCCCGCCCCGAACGCGGCGGACGGCACACCGCTGTCGGCCGACGACTGAGGTCGCTGGCACGCCACTTCGTCGCGTCCCTCGTCACTGCGCGGCGAACAGCAGCAGTCGGCCGCTGACGAAGGCGAAGTACGCGACGACCATGTAGAACCCTTCTCTCCTGCCGAGACTTCCTTTCCCGAGCGTCCACACCCACCCCAGTACGACGACGCCGGCGAGTATCTTCACCGGGAGGTCCCACACCACGACGGCCTCGGGGACCTGGTACGTCGAGATGGCCCCGCCGAGCCCGATGGCGAGCAGCGGGTTCACGATGTTGCTCCCGACGAGGGTCCCGACGGCGATGTCCGGTGCGCGCCGGCGCAGCCCCTCGAACACGGTCGAGAGTTCGGGTAGGGCCGACGCGAGCCCGATGGTGACGAGCCCGACCATCGACCCGCCGAGCCGGAGCCGGGCGACGATGATCTCGACCGTCTCGAGGACGACGTACGAGCCGACGACGACCCCGACCAGCCCGAGGAGCGCGATGAGCGCGTCGCGTCCCACGCGCTTGCTCTCGGGCTCCGGCGGCACCCCGCCGCGCTCGCGGTGCGTCACGGCGTAGTAGGTGTGAGCCACGTACGCCGCCAGCAGGACTAGCCCGTCGACCCGTGAGATGGTCCCGTCGAAGGCGACCGCCAGGACGAGCACGGACGCCAGGACCATCGGGACGAACGTCGAGGTGAGGAAGACCTGGCGAGGGCGATACCGGCCGTACCCCACGAGGAAGATACCGAACAGCAACAGCTGCTGGGTCACCGACGAGCCCATGTTCCCGCCGAGGACGGTCGCCGACGTGACCGTGTAATCGAGCGCCCCCGAGACGATGCCGAGGGAGGCGATGACGTGCGAGCCGATCTCGGGGAGACTCGTCCCGACGGCGACGATGGTCACCCCGACGACCACGTCCGGCACGTCGTAGTGCTTCGCCAGCCGGATGAGCGCCCCGACCGCCGTCTGGGCACTCTTGACGAGTATCGCCAGGGCGAGTGCGCCCACGAGTAACGGCTGGAGCGTCGAGACGTCGACCATGGTTGTCCAGTCGGCGGACTGGTACTTGAGGGTTGTTCGAGACCGAAGGCCCCCGACTGGTTCGACCTACCTGACGCTGACATCGCTGAAGACGGTGTTCGTCTTTCGACGCGCCGCCAGCTCCAGCGAGCCGTCGAACGGCGCAGGAGACACTCCAGTCGGTTTACTCCCGCGGGTGACCCCCAGATGGTGGTTGTCGGCCCAATCGCTCGATTTGTAGAGGTACGTCTCGACACCGGGTTCGATGGGTTCCTCCAGTGGCCAGTGGCCCCCGTCCTCCTCCCCGAACAGCTGGACGTAACTCCCTGGTTCGAGCCGGACACCGGACTCGATGACCATCTTCACGTACCGGTCGTCGTCCGACAGCGTGGCTGCTACCTTCGGGACGCGCTCTCGCGCGGTCGGGAGCCACGACGGTTCGGTCACCGTGACCTCGCCGAGAGAGTCGAGCGTGAACTGGCTCGCGTATCGAATCTCGTTCCCGTCTCGTTCCTGTATCTGGTAGGTCGCTTCGACGGACCGAACGACCGCGTTCTCGTCGATTTCGACCGTCGCTGAGAGTGTCTGAATCGTCCCCTGATGGTACCCGGGAATCGCCGACTCGTCTTCGACGGTGTCTGTCTCGACTTCCCAGACTGCGGGGTACTCCTCCTCGACCAGCGTCGGTTCGTTCCAGTCCCCAGCACGCAGCAGGGGTTCGAGCTCTTGTCCCCACGTTATCTCTTCGACGGAGTACCCCTCGCTGTCGTTCCCGTAGGTGTAGTGGTCACCCATGTCCTCGCGCCAGAGGGCGTCGGTACCCGACCGGAATATCTCGAACGGGGCTCCCCCATCGGTTCGCGTCCACGAGCCGAGCGCGGCTCTATCGTCGACTCGGTGCGATTTCTGCCACTTGATGTGCGAGCGTTCGACGTCTATCTTCGACCACTTCGTCTGGAAGCTCGCGCTTGCGAGCGCCTGGGTGTGGAACGAATAGAGAAACCGACCGATACCGTCGTCTGAGAGGCCACTCGGATACTCCAGTTCGCCAACTCGGCCCGTCGTCGTCTGTGTCTCGGGCGCTGTCGCAGTCGCGGTTGCAGTGTCCGTCTTCGTATCGGTCTGCACGGCTTGCGTCCCGGTCGTCGTTTCGTCGCCAGAACTCAACCGCAAACAGCCCGCAGCGGCCACTCCGGAGAGCGCCCCCAGCAACGCTCGTCGTTTCATACGCGAATCTATCAGGATATCTTGATAAGCGTGCTGGCTGTCAGGTCCTCCCGGCCCCGCCACCCATCGCACACTCGCCGCCGACGAGCGGCCTAAGTGCCCTCGCACCCTGTGCCCGAACATGGCTGACCGACTGCTCAAGGTCAACGCGTACACGACCCTCGACCTCGTCGACGCCGAGGCGCGGGGCCACGACTTCACAGAGGAGGGCTTCTCGGTGGCGAACGTCACCACCGACGACGACGGCAAGGTCCTCCTGCAACTTGAACTCGACAACATGACGGAACAGAACCTGCCGGCACACGTCGACGAACTCTCGCTCGACCCGGACCAGGCGCGGACGCTGGCGGCGGCGCTGGAGAAGAGTGCCGAGAAGACGGCCGGCGGCGGCGAGTAGTCTCAGATATCGAGCGTCCTGAACGGCGTCTCCGGCGGTGGGGAGCTCGTGTTGAGTTCCCACTCGACGCCGTTGGTGTCGACGACGAAGGCCGCCGACTCGCGCTGGTCGACGTCGCAGTCGAGGTCGCGGGCGCGGTCGCAGATGTCGCCGAGTTCTCCCTCGCTCACCGAGAGCGCGATGTGGTCGACGTGACCGCCGTCGGGAGCCGAGGGGTCGTGCGAGAGCGCCAGTGCGAGCCCGTCGCGGCCGACGAACGTCAGACCGGGCTCGACACCGGCGTCCCTGGCGTCGGGCCAGTCCACACCCTCTGGCAGGGCACCGAAGTCACCGTCGAGGCTGCCCTCTCTGAACAGCACATCGAGGTCGAACAGCTCACAGTAGTACGATTCCGCGGCGGCCACGTCGGGGACGGCGAGCGCAACGTGATGCAGGCCACCAATTGTCATATCTAAGATAACGGACTGGACAGGTAAAAAGACCGTACCGGTGGTGGGTACGGCCGCGCCAGTTCGTGGGGCTCACCTGCCGTCTCAGAGCGACGGGTACCACGAGCTGGCGGCGCGCTGGACCGCCCGGAGGTAGCCGGACCAGGCGGCCAGTGGGGCGAACGCGAGCCCGGCACGGCCGCTGCGGCCGTCGGACTCGTCGAACGTCGGGCGGACCGTGACGGTCGCCTCGCACGACGGACAGTCGTACGCGGTGCCCGTGGGGTGGTCCGCGAGGACCCAGTCGCCGTCGATCGGGGACTCGTGGTCGCAGGCCGGGCAGAACAGCGTCGCCTTCGGTCGGCCGGCGCTGATGCCCGGGGTGGAGGATGTTGTGGGCATACGCGAGGCTCAGGGCTGGAAGAACAAAAGCACACGCTGAGGATGTCACACGTACGCAACAGGGCTGTTCACACGACTCTGGCGGGGGTCGCCCGGGCGGGTGACTGGCTCACGCGAGCGCCACGTCGAGCGAGAGCATCACCATCACGCCGACCATCGTCCCGAGGGTCGCGATGCGCTCGTTCCCGCGGGCGTGGGTCTCGGGCATGATCTCGTCGCTGATGACGAACAGCATCCCGCCCGCGGCGAACCCCATCGCGTAGGGGAGGATCGGCTCTGCCATCGAGACGGCGAGCGCGCCGAACAGCGCGAGCGGAATCTCGACCAGCCCGGCCCGGATACCCGCGAAGGCGGCGTAGAACCGCTTTCCGAGGCCGGCGTTGATAGCCGCGATGGAGACCGCCAGCCCCTCGGGGATGTTCTGGATACCGATGGCGAGCATGAGCGAGATGGCGTTGCCCAGCGCGCTCTGGCCGTCGACGGTCGCGCCCGGGTGGATGGCGGCCGAGCCGAAGCCGACCCCGACCGCGAGTCCCTCGGGCATGTTGTGCAGCGTGATGGCCACGATGAACAGCAGGACTGAGGCGACCCGGGCGTCATCGCCGCGGCCCTCCATGCGCTTTCGCCCGGTGATGGCGACGTGGACGTGAGGCACCCACTCGTCGGCCCGGTCGAGCAGCGCGACGCCGGCGAAGAAGCCGACGACGACGGGGAACAGGTTCCCGCCGGCGAGTTCGATACCCGGCAGGATGAGGCTCGTGAAGCTCGCCGAGAGCATCACGCCGGCGGCGAACCCGAGCGCACCGTCGAGCGAGCGCTGTGACGGGTCTTCCCAGACGAAGACGAGTAACGCGCCGAGCATGTTCATCCCGGCGATGACGAGGCCGCCGACCAGCCCCCAGAGCAGGGCGCTGTGGCCGAACCACAGGGTGAACTGCTGTTCGACGCTCGCGACGAATCCCGGCATTCGTCCGGGGCTACTCGGCCGCCAGAAAAGAACGTTGCTACCCCGTCGTCGTCGTGCAGTCGGGGCCCTATTCCCCGGCTTCGGTGAGCCGCGCCAGCTCGTCGTCGGTCAGGTCGATGGCCGACGCCGCGACGTTCTCCTCCAGGTGCTCGATGCTCGACGTGCCCGGAATCGGCAGGGTCACGTCGGAGTGGTGGAGCAGCCACGCCAGCGCGATCTGCTGGCGCGAGGCGTCGTGGGCCTGTGCCACGTCGTCGATGGTATCGCCCACCGAGTCGAGGTCGCCCGCACCCAGCGGGAACCACGGGATGAAGCCGATGCCGTACTCCTCACACGCCTGCAACACGTCCTCGTCGTCGCGGTGACCGACGTTGTACTGGTTCTGGACCGTCGCTATCTCGACGATGTCGCGGGCCTGGTCCAGTTGCTCGACCGTGACGTTGCTCACGCCGACGTGGTCGACGACGCCGTCGTCCTTGAGTTCGGCGAGGGCCTGTATCGAGTCCTCGAAGTCGGTGTCCGGGTCGGGCCGGTGGTACTGGTAGAGGTCGATGCTCTCGACGCCGAGGCGGTCCAGACTGCAGAGGTGCGCATTTCTCAGATAGTCCGGGTCGCCCATCGGCAGCCAGTCGCCATCGCGGTTCCGCAAGAGGCCGCCCTTCGTCGCCACGACCAGGTCGTCCCGTGTCGTGTCCAGCGCCTCGGCGATGAGGCGCTCGGAGACCCCCGGGCCGTAGGAGTCCGCGGTATCGATGAGGTCCACACCGAGGTCGACCGCGTGCTGGAGCACCTCGTGGGCGTACTCCTCGTCCTCGGGTCGGCCGATGATGTCCTCGCCCGTGAGGCGCATCGCGCCGAAGCCGAGTCGCTTGACCGTGTATTCGCCGCCGATGTCGAAGGTGTCCGCCTGATTCTGGACTGGCATAGGTGTGGGTAAGAAATCGGGTTCTGGACTGAAAGGTATCCGTGTCGCGGTGGATTGGGAGGGGGAATGAGGCGGTGGGTGCTGGACTGGGAATCTGGCGTGCGCGGCCGAGCGTGGTGAGCGCGAGGCGACGGCGTCGCCTCGACGCGAACGGGGAGGAACGACCCGTGAGCTAGTGAACCCGCGAGGCGGAAACGCGCGAGGGATGAGGACCACAGTGGAGCGAAACGGAGTGGAGCAGAACGAGGACCGCAATCGGCTGGGGAGGGTGTGGTGCGGTTGCGGTGTGGCGGTGCTGTGCGGTGGCGGTTTCCAGTGCCACCAGCGCGAGTGAACTGCTAGTCGAAACAACCAGTTCTTCGAGTCGTGGAGACGGATTCGTCCAATCTCGCGCCAATCGCGACGCCATGCGATTTCCACCCTGGCAGCACTTCCTCCAGCAGTACGACCTTCAACCCTCGCCACCTACACAACACCCAACATGAGCAAGTGGACCCTGGCCGACATGCCCGACCAGTGGGGGAAGACCGTCATCGTCACCGGCGCAAACAGCGGCCTCGGCTTCGAGGTCACGAAGGCGTTCGCGGAGAAGGGCGCGACGGTCGTCATGGCCTGCCGGAGCGTCGAGAAGGGCGAGCAGGCCGTCACGAAGATCCAGCAATCGGTCCCGAACGCGGACCTCGACGTGCGCGAGTGCGACCTCGCCTCCCTCGAATCGGTCCGGGTCTTCGCCGAGGCGTTCAAGGAGGACTACGACGAACTCCACGTCCTCTGCAACAACGCGGGCGTCATGGCCATCCCCCGGCAGGAAACGCAGGACGGCTTCGAGATGCAGTTCGGCGTGAACCACCTCGGACACTTCGCGCTGACGGGGCACCTGCTCGACACGCTCCACGAGACCGAGGGCGAGACCCGGGTCGTCACGCAGTCCAGCGGCCTGCACGAGCGCGGCGAGATGGACTTCGAGGACCTCCACGGCGAGCAGTCCTACGACGAGTGGGACGCCTACGCCCAGAGCAAGCTGGCGAACGTCCTCTTCGCCTACGAGTTCGACCGGTTGCTCGACGAGGCCGAGATAGAGAACGTCCTCAGCGTGGTCTGCCACCCGGGCTACGCGGCGACGAACCTCCAGCGCCGCGGCCCCGAGCAGTCCGGGTCGACCCTGCGACTCTGGATGATGAAAGCCGCGAACGCGGTGCTGGCGCAGTCCGCGGCGAAGGGGGCGCTGCCGATGCTGTACGCCGCGACCGCTTACGACGTTGCCGGCGGCGAGTACGTCGGGCCGGGCGGGCTCATGGACATGCGGGGCTACCCCGAGAAGCAGCGTTCCAGCGACCGGTCGTACGACGTGGGAACTGCAGAACGGCTCTGGGAGGTCTCGGAGGAGCTGACGGGCGTCGAGTACGACTTCGGCGTCCGGGCGACGCTGGACGGTCGAGAGGGGCGGTGACTCACGCCATCGCGCCGCGGAGCACCTTCGCCGCGGTCAGGATGGGGTCCCACACGGGCGCGAACGGCGGGGCGTACGCGAGGTCCGTCCGTTCGAGTTCGGGGACCGTCGCGTCCTGTTCCAGCGCCATCGCGAGCACGTCGATGCGGATGGCGGCCCGGTCCGCGCCGACGATGGTCCCGCCCAGCAGGCGTTTCGAGTCGCGGTCGGCGACCAGGGTGACGGTCGTCTCGGCCCCGCCGGGGTAGTACCCCGACCGCGAGCGCGAGGTGATGGTCTCCGAGACCGGGTCGAACCCGTGCTCGCGGGCCGTCTCTACGTCCGTGATACCGGTCCGGCCGCACTCCAGGTCGAACGCCTTCACAACGGCGGTGCCGGCGATGTCGCCGACGGGTTCGGGGTCGTCGTCGGTACCTGCGACGGTCTGGCCGATGGCGCGCCCGGCCCGGTTCGCGGTGAGGCCGAGGGGCACCCAGTCGGGGTCGCCCGTGACGGCGTGGCGCATCTCGGCCACGTCGCCGGCGGCGTAGACGCCCTCGACGTTCGTCCGGCCGTAGTCGTCGACCGCGATGGCACCCGAGTCCCCGATGGCGACAGGCGTGTCCTCGATGATGGCCATGTTCGGCCGGATGCCGATGCCGACCAGCGCCATCTCCACGGCGATGGCCTTCCCGTCGAAAGCGATGGCCTCGACGGTCCCCTCGCTGTCACTCCGGATGCCCTCGACCTCGCTGTTCATGTGGAGGGTGACCCCCTGCTCGCGGAGGTGGTCCTCGACGCGTTCGGCCACGGGCTCACCGAACGGTTTCAGGACGTGCTCGCTGCGCTGGAACAGGTGCACGTCGAGGTCGTGCGCCGAGAACGCCTCCGCCATCTCGATGCCGACGTAGCCGCCGCCGACGATGGCGACCGACTCCGGCGGTTCCATGTTGCCGTAGTGGGTCACCTCGGCCTCGTCGACGTAGGGTTCGCCACCGATGTCGGCGACGGCGTCGGTTTCGGGGCCGAGCAGGAACGCCCGTGTCCGGGCCGCCGAATCCAGCCCGTGCATGGTGAACGCGCCCTCGCAGCCCGCGCCGTCGATGGGGCTCGTGACGGCGTGTGCCCCGGTCGCGACGAGCAGGTCGCCGTACGGTTGCTCGAACGTCTCGTCGTGGCTCCCGCGAACCGTCACGGTCTGTGCGTCGGTGTCGACCGACAGCACCTCGTGGTGGCGTTTCAGGTCGATGCCACGGTCGGCGACGTCCTCCGGGGAGAGCGACAGCAGCCGGTCGAGCGATTCGACCTCGCCCTTGACGAAGTACGGCGTCCCGCAGTGGGCGTAGGACACCCACGACCCCTTCTCGAAGACGACGACCTCGCGGTCGGGGTCCTCGCGTTTGCACTTGCTCGCGGCGCTGAGGCCAGCCGCGTCACCGCCCACGACGACGAACGGGTCTGTCATATCTAGTTCCTCTCACGAGGAGGCAAAGACAGTTCCCCCTACTGATACGGGCTGTGTCCACATGCCCCGCCGACCGACAGCACCCACTCGCCACCGATCGTCGCCTCCCCGGCCGCCGGGTCTGCGAAGGTCGCCCACTGGCCGACGTCGACGATGTCCTGGGCACATGCTGGCCGGTCGTGGGTCGCCGAGGACCCGACCTCGTAGGCCACGGTGTGGCCGCGCACATCTCTCGGTAGTGTCGGGGTCGTCCACCGGTACACCGCCGGATCGGTGTCACCGTCGAGCCGGAGGGAATCGGCCGACCGGGGTTCGTAATCCTGGACCGCCACGAGTGGGTCGGCTCGCTCGTGTCGGTCGTACTCCCCGTAGTCGTGTGTGACGGTGAGCGAGACGGCTTCCGCGTCGCTGTCCCACCCGTGGGCGTTGACGCCTGGAATGAGCGTCTGTGACTGTTTGAGGCCGAACCAGCCGTTCTCCTGGGCAGCCCTGTACTGGACGTGCAGCTTCCCGAAGGGTTCCCGCAGGTAGGTGACTTCCGTGTCGAGCCGTGCCCAGTCGTCCGGGGACCTGTCGGTTCTCGTGCGCTGTCGGTTCCAGAACTGCGTCGCCTGGTCGTGTGTCCGTGGGGCGTCGCCGGGGCTTCCTGCGATTCCGACGAACTCGCGCAGGTGGCCGGCCGCGACCGTGTCGATGACGTGGGCAGTGATGCGGTGGGTTCCGTCGAGCGACGGCCGGGCCTGGAGGGTCATCCGCCCGTCGTCTGCCCCGACGGCTTCGAGGGCGTCACGACGCCGTTCGTCGAGTTCGGTCGGGCTAATGTGCTGGTCGTACGACCGGACGGCTCGCGTCGCTCCCGTCCCACTGTCGTGTCTGGAGAAGACGTCCGCAGTGCTTGAAGCACCGGTACTCGGGAGTCCCGAGGTGGTGGGAACGAGGCTGGTCGCCGCGAGCCGGCTCAGAACGCTACGTCGAGTCGTGGAGGGACCGTTGTCGTGCATCGTACTCGAAGGACCTGTGTCCAGTTCGTCTCGACGTTCGGAACCACTGCTGAAAAACCTGTCTGGAAAAATATGTTCCTCTGACGGTCGCTCGGTACCTCCCGCTCACGTCGGATGATACCCGACCGAGGGGGGCAACTTCACCGGTCGAGTTATTTCATCCCGTCTCATTGTCGGACCAGATGCCTCACGTCGCCTTCGCAACCAGCGCCGACTCTGCCGACCTGACCGACGACGACCGACAGCTCGCGGCCGCCCTTCGCGAGCGCGACGTGACCATCGACCCGGCCGTCTGGTCCGACGAATCCGTCGACTGGGTGGACTACGACGCCGTCCTCGTCCGGTCGTGCTGGGACTACCACAGTCGAATCGGCGAGTTCGAGGACTGGGTCACGGCGGTCGCGGCGGAGACGACGCTCTGGAACACACCGTCGACCATCTGCTGGAACAGCCACAAGTTCTACCTGCGCGACCTCGCGGGCCGTGGCATCGAGACGGTTCCGACCACCTACGTCTCGGGGGCGGATAGCAGGTCGCTGGAGGCGATTCTCGACGCCAACGACTGGCGCGAGGCCGTCGTCAAACCCGCCGTGAGCGCCGGCACCGACCAGATCTGGCGGACCGACCGGGCCCGTGCGGACTCGCACCAGGAGCGCTTCGAGAGCCTGCGGGACCACGAGGACATCCTCGTCCAGCAGTTCGTCCCCGAGATATCAGATGGCGAGTGGTCGCTCGTCTTCGCCGACGGTGCGTACACCCACGGCGTCCTGAACCGTCCCGAAGCGGGCGATTTCCGGATACTCGACCATTTCGGGGGCAGGCGGCCCGTCGAGTCGCCACCTCCCGACGTTCAGGAGGCGGCAGGGGCGGTCGTCGCCGCCGCGACCGACGAACTCGGTGAGGTCCCACTGTACGCCCGCGTCGACGGTCTCGAGGTGGACGGGACGTTCACCCTGTTCGAACTCGACCTCGTCCAGCCGTCGCTCGGTTTCGACCGCCACCCGGCCGCGGCAGGGGTGCTGGCGGACGCCGTGGTTGAACGCCTCGACGAACTGTAATCTGGGTTTCTGAGTTGTCTGACGCCCCGAC from Haloarchaeobius sp. HME9146 harbors:
- a CDS encoding DUF6360 family protein; the protein is MADRLLKVNAYTTLDLVDAEARGHDFTEEGFSVANVTTDDDGKVLLQLELDNMTEQNLPAHVDELSLDPDQARTLAAALEKSAEKTAGGGE
- a CDS encoding aldo/keto reductase yields the protein MPVQNQADTFDIGGEYTVKRLGFGAMRLTGEDIIGRPEDEEYAHEVLQHAVDLGVDLIDTADSYGPGVSERLIAEALDTTRDDLVVATKGGLLRNRDGDWLPMGDPDYLRNAHLCSLDRLGVESIDLYQYHRPDPDTDFEDSIQALAELKDDGVVDHVGVSNVTVEQLDQARDIVEIATVQNQYNVGHRDDEDVLQACEEYGIGFIPWFPLGAGDLDSVGDTIDDVAQAHDASRQQIALAWLLHHSDVTLPIPGTSSIEHLEENVAASAIDLTDDELARLTEAGE
- a CDS encoding FAD-dependent oxidoreductase encodes the protein MTDPFVVVGGDAAGLSAASKCKREDPDREVVVFEKGSWVSYAHCGTPYFVKGEVESLDRLLSLSPEDVADRGIDLKRHHEVLSVDTDAQTVTVRGSHDETFEQPYGDLLVATGAHAVTSPIDGAGCEGAFTMHGLDSAARTRAFLLGPETDAVADIGGEPYVDEAEVTHYGNMEPPESVAIVGGGYVGIEMAEAFSAHDLDVHLFQRSEHVLKPFGEPVAERVEDHLREQGVTLHMNSEVEGIRSDSEGTVEAIAFDGKAIAVEMALVGIGIRPNMAIIEDTPVAIGDSGAIAVDDYGRTNVEGVYAAGDVAEMRHAVTGDPDWVPLGLTANRAGRAIGQTVAGTDDDPEPVGDIAGTAVVKAFDLECGRTGITDVETAREHGFDPVSETITSRSRSGYYPGGAETTVTLVADRDSKRLLGGTIVGADRAAIRIDVLAMALEQDATVPELERTDLAYAPPFAPVWDPILTAAKVLRGAMA
- a CDS encoding oxidoreductase encodes the protein MSKWTLADMPDQWGKTVIVTGANSGLGFEVTKAFAEKGATVVMACRSVEKGEQAVTKIQQSVPNADLDVRECDLASLESVRVFAEAFKEDYDELHVLCNNAGVMAIPRQETQDGFEMQFGVNHLGHFALTGHLLDTLHETEGETRVVTQSSGLHERGEMDFEDLHGEQSYDEWDAYAQSKLANVLFAYEFDRLLDEAEIENVLSVVCHPGYAATNLQRRGPEQSGSTLRLWMMKAANAVLAQSAAKGALPMLYAATAYDVAGGEYVGPGGLMDMRGYPEKQRSSDRSYDVGTAERLWEVSEELTGVEYDFGVRATLDGREGR
- a CDS encoding ZIP family metal transporter, with amino-acid sequence MPGFVASVEQQFTLWFGHSALLWGLVGGLVIAGMNMLGALLVFVWEDPSQRSLDGALGFAAGVMLSASFTSLILPGIELAGGNLFPVVVGFFAGVALLDRADEWVPHVHVAITGRKRMEGRGDDARVASVLLFIVAITLHNMPEGLAVGVGFGSAAIHPGATVDGQSALGNAISLMLAIGIQNIPEGLAVSIAAINAGLGKRFYAAFAGIRAGLVEIPLALFGALAVSMAEPILPYAMGFAAGGMLFVISDEIMPETHARGNERIATLGTMVGVMVMLSLDVALA
- a CDS encoding sodium:calcium antiporter, with the translated sequence MVDVSTLQPLLVGALALAILVKSAQTAVGALIRLAKHYDVPDVVVGVTIVAVGTSLPEIGSHVIASLGIVSGALDYTVTSATVLGGNMGSSVTQQLLLFGIFLVGYGRYRPRQVFLTSTFVPMVLASVLVLAVAFDGTISRVDGLVLLAAYVAHTYYAVTHRERGGVPPEPESKRVGRDALIALLGLVGVVVGSYVVLETVEIIVARLRLGGSMVGLVTIGLASALPELSTVFEGLRRRAPDIAVGTLVGSNIVNPLLAIGLGGAISTYQVPEAVVVWDLPVKILAGVVVLGWVWTLGKGSLGRREGFYMVVAYFAFVSGRLLLFAAQ
- a CDS encoding nitrite/sulfite reductase; the protein is MPTDVEEWKSELYGTDIRAHMERFAEEGWDAIPEDERDAWFERFKWYGLYHQRAGQESYFMMRIGPPAGVLEPGQLRKIGEVAKEYSQGPAENPEFGNGWADVTTRQAIQLHWINIEDVPAIWDELESVGLSTLQACGDSWRNIVGCPVAGKDKHEHVDALPTIHELNDRFKGNEEHSNLPRKWKVSVTGCREGCGQGDINDLALEPATKEIDGEAVKGYNIRVGGGLSRNEERFARDIDVFATPERVADVSGGISALFREYGDRENRYNARIKFLVDEWGTEKLRETLQDEFVDFELHTAGEDLRSEYTYNAGYEKGGHHDHVGIHEQADGNYYVGLNCLVGRVGADDVIAMADAAEEYASGEARLTQRQNIILTDVPEENLDDLLAEDVFEHYSPDPHPFMRGSIACTGTEFCSLSIVETKNRQVRYARWLKENVELPNGVEDFHIHLSGCTASCAQPQIADVSLRGMKTRKNGEPVEALDIGLGGGLGENPHFAEWVTERVPADEVPGAIENLLANFEEQREGEESFRAFVASRDAEELAELVDPEETSYEDPFMHNTKRTWYPYAEDDSMDASPAPNAADGTPLSADD
- a CDS encoding VOC family protein, giving the protein MTIGGLHHVALAVPDVAAAESYYCELFDLDVLFREGSLDGDFGALPEGVDWPDARDAGVEPGLTFVGRDGLALALSHDPSAPDGGHVDHIALSVSEGELGDICDRARDLDCDVDQRESAAFVVDTNGVEWELNTSSPPPETPFRTLDI
- a CDS encoding RimK family alpha-L-glutamate ligase, whose product is MPHVAFATSADSADLTDDDRQLAAALRERDVTIDPAVWSDESVDWVDYDAVLVRSCWDYHSRIGEFEDWVTAVAAETTLWNTPSTICWNSHKFYLRDLAGRGIETVPTTYVSGADSRSLEAILDANDWREAVVKPAVSAGTDQIWRTDRARADSHQERFESLRDHEDILVQQFVPEISDGEWSLVFADGAYTHGVLNRPEAGDFRILDHFGGRRPVESPPPDVQEAAGAVVAAATDELGEVPLYARVDGLEVDGTFTLFELDLVQPSLGFDRHPAAAGVLADAVVERLDEL